A genomic region of Raphanus sativus cultivar WK10039 chromosome 6, ASM80110v3, whole genome shotgun sequence contains the following coding sequences:
- the LOC108808966 gene encoding trihelix transcription factor ENAP1 produces the protein METTPETQPKSQSQTGSSHRLPPGREDWWSEDATATLIEAWGDRYVNLSRGNLRQNDWREVADAVNSIHGGGGGGRPKTDVQCKNRIDTLKKKYKTEKAKPCPSSWCFFERLDFLIGPVAAKKCTGVVRPAVVKNPTGSKSSGSSLDDEDEEEEDDEVGDWGFVVRKHRRVEDVYPSGGEGSSSRELARAILKLGEVYERIEGAKQRMMVELEKQRMEAAKELELQRMNMLMDMQMEIERSKLGKRRAVAASDKKLSD, from the exons ATGGAGACGACGCCGGAGACTCAACCAAAATCCCAATCGCAAACCGGCTCCTCCCACCGTCTCCCGCCGGGACGCGAGGACTGGTGGAGCGAGGACGCGACGGCGACGCTGATCGAAGCGTGGGGAGACCGCTACGTCAACCTCAGCCGGGGAAACCTCCGGCAGAACGACTGGAGAGAGGTCGCCGACGCGGTGAACTCGATccacggcggcggcggcggcgggaGGCCGAAGACGGACGTGCAGTGCAAGAACCGGATCGACACGCTGAAGAAGAAGTACAAGACGGAGAAGGCCAAGCCTTGTCCTTCGTCCTGGTGCTTCTTCGAGAGGCTAGACTTCTTGATCGGTCCCGTCGCGGCGAAGAAGTGTACCGGAGTTGTGAGACCGGCGGTGGTGAAGAATCCGACCGGATCTAAATCGAGTGGGAGCTCTTTggatgatgaggatgaggaggaggaggatgatgagGTGGGTGATTGGGGGTTTGTGGTGAGGAAGCATAGGAGAGTGGAGGATGTGTATCCGAGTGGAGGTGAAGGTTCGTCGAGTAGGGAGCTGGCGAGAGCGATTTTGAAGTTGGGAGAGGTGTACGAGAGGATCGAAGGTGCGAAGCAGAGGATGATGGTTGAGTTGGAGAAGCAGAGGATGGAAGCTGCCAAGGAGCTTGAGTTGCAGCGGATGAACATGTTGATGGATATGCAGATGGAGATCGAAAGATCAAAGCTTGGCAAACGTAGAGCTGTTGCTGCTTCag ATAAGAAGTTGTCGGATTAG